One Glycocaulis abyssi DNA window includes the following coding sequences:
- a CDS encoding VOC family protein, with translation MRYLHTMVRISDVDASLRFYCEGLGLKEVRRMDSEKGRFTLIFLCSPDDIAAAGGVPETGSLPAGLPCIELTHNWDPETYTGGRNFGHLAYRVKDIYALCARLQGMGYTIHRPPRDGHMAFVRSPDNISVELLQEGESLPAKEPWASMENTGSW, from the coding sequence ATGAGATACCTCCACACCATGGTGCGCATCAGCGATGTGGATGCGAGCTTGCGCTTCTATTGCGAAGGGCTGGGCCTGAAAGAAGTCCGGCGCATGGACAGCGAGAAGGGCCGCTTCACCCTGATTTTCCTGTGCTCGCCGGACGATATTGCCGCCGCGGGCGGGGTACCGGAGACAGGCTCCCTGCCTGCGGGCCTGCCCTGCATCGAGCTTACCCATAACTGGGACCCGGAAACCTATACCGGCGGGCGCAATTTCGGCCATCTGGCCTACCGGGTGAAGGATATATACGCCCTATGCGCGCGCCTGCAGGGTATGGGCTATACAATTCACCGCCCGCCGCGTGACGGCCACATGGCCTTTGTGCGTTCACCGGACAATATCTCGGTCGAGCTGCTGCAGGAGGGCGAAAGCCTGCCCGCGAAAGAGCCCTGGGCCAGCATGGAAAACACCGGAAGCTGGTAG